From one Rhineura floridana isolate rRhiFlo1 chromosome 4, rRhiFlo1.hap2, whole genome shotgun sequence genomic stretch:
- the LYRM2 gene encoding LYR motif-containing protein 2 isoform X1: protein MAASRLPPTALTLKQFLRRQQVLQLYRKILQAVRQVPNEADRHYLRDWAREEFKRNKGATDQVLDPDLKGGSGTLMQEVSCKAGAGELFQSEGQLSHVQPSKGHMPLVGRARGKKGSEEWMLPLYNRLPSNNYTQVRGFYTPTAISSSRIQ from the exons ATGGCGGCGTCCCGGCTGCCCCCGACGGCGCTGACTCTGAAGCAG TTCTTGAGAAGACAGCAGGTCCTTCAGTTGTACAGAAAAATTTTGCAGGCAGTTCGTCAGGTACCTAATGAAGCTGATCGTCATTACCTGAGAGACTGGGCAAGGGAAGAATTCAAAAGAAATAAAGGTGCTACAGACCAG gTTCTTGACCCAGATTTGAAAGGTGGATCTGGAACACTCATGCAGGAAGTATCCTGTAAAGCAGGGGCTGGTGAGCTTTTCCAGTCCGAGGGCCAATTATCTCATGTGCAGCCTTCCAaaggccacatgccactggtgggcagagccagaggcaaaaagggaTCAGAAGAATGGAtgctacctttgtacaatagactACCATCCAACAACTATACACAAGTCAGAGGCTTCTACACACCCACAGCCatctcttcatccag GATACAATAA
- the LYRM2 gene encoding LYR motif-containing protein 2 isoform X2 codes for MAASRLPPTALTLKQFLRRQQVLQLYRKILQAVRQVPNEADRHYLRDWAREEFKRNKGATDQDTIRMMITQGNLQLQELKRTLKLAKS; via the exons ATGGCGGCGTCCCGGCTGCCCCCGACGGCGCTGACTCTGAAGCAG TTCTTGAGAAGACAGCAGGTCCTTCAGTTGTACAGAAAAATTTTGCAGGCAGTTCGTCAGGTACCTAATGAAGCTGATCGTCATTACCTGAGAGACTGGGCAAGGGAAGAATTCAAAAGAAATAAAGGTGCTACAGACCAG GATACAATAAGGATGATGATCACTCAGGGCAACCTGCAGCTTCAAGAGCTCAAGAGAACGTTAAAGCTGGCAAAATCCTGA